One genomic window of Malaciobacter molluscorum LMG 25693 includes the following:
- a CDS encoding branched-chain amino acid ABC transporter substrate-binding protein has product MIKLSKLASAVALSAIVASSSLLADTVKIGVQAPITGKYANEGQGIDQFVKLIVNEKNKQGGLLGKKIEVITCDDEAKAQKAAVCAKKLVNAGVFAVIGSYTSGATEAAQTTYYRNKVLQTSDGTSDSLIKRKFWTFFRNSFPNSAQSDFTADYFVNIKKYKKIVVLSDYSSYSEGLGDATEESIKKIGGNVIFRGKIKSGTQNFTAMLTKIKSMNPDVIYYSGYYTDGGLLRAQQKQLGIDADFVGGDSNDNPDFLKLAGSAAEGTVLINFPTPDILPYKEAKKYLKAYEDTYNMKPPSIWAVVNADGLRAIIHGVEKTKSFDTKKISDYLHTLKDFPGITGPVTFREDGERIGAKFIVYEIQKDGSYKVIE; this is encoded by the coding sequence ATGATTAAGTTATCTAAACTAGCAAGTGCTGTTGCATTAAGTGCAATTGTTGCAAGCTCAAGTTTATTAGCAGATACAGTAAAGATCGGTGTTCAAGCACCAATTACTGGAAAGTACGCAAATGAAGGTCAAGGAATTGATCAGTTTGTTAAATTAATTGTAAATGAAAAGAATAAACAAGGTGGATTGCTTGGTAAAAAAATTGAAGTAATTACTTGTGATGATGAAGCAAAAGCTCAAAAAGCTGCAGTTTGTGCTAAGAAATTAGTAAATGCAGGTGTTTTTGCAGTAATAGGTTCTTATACTTCAGGTGCAACTGAAGCAGCTCAAACAACTTATTATAGAAATAAAGTTCTTCAAACTAGTGATGGTACAAGTGATTCTTTAATTAAAAGAAAATTTTGGACATTTTTTAGAAATTCATTTCCAAATTCTGCACAAAGTGATTTTACAGCAGATTATTTTGTAAATATCAAAAAATACAAAAAAATAGTTGTTTTATCTGATTACTCTTCTTATTCTGAAGGTTTAGGTGATGCAACTGAAGAATCAATTAAAAAAATCGGTGGAAATGTAATTTTTAGAGGAAAGATTAAATCAGGTACTCAAAACTTTACTGCAATGTTAACAAAAATTAAATCAATGAATCCAGATGTAATTTATTATTCAGGATATTATACTGATGGAGGTCTTTTAAGAGCTCAACAAAAACAATTAGGAATTGATGCTGATTTTGTTGGTGGAGACTCGAATGATAATCCTGATTTCTTAAAACTTGCTGGAAGTGCAGCAGAAGGTACAGTTTTAATTAACTTCCCTACACCAGATATTTTACCTTATAAAGAGGCTAAAAAATATTTAAAAGCTTATGAAGATACATATAATATGAAGCCACCTTCAATTTGGGCAGTTGTTAATGCAGATGGATTAAGAGCAATTATTCATGGTGTAGAAAAAACAAAATCTTTCGATACTAAAAAAATATCAGATTATTTACATACTTTAAAAGATTTCCCAGGTATTACAGGACCTGTTACTTTTAGAGAAGATGGTGAAAGAATTGGTGCTAAATTTATAGTGTATGAAATCCAAAAAGATGGTTCTTATAAAGTTATAGAATAA
- a CDS encoding branched-chain amino acid ABC transporter permease, which produces MDIFFQQLINGLTIGSLYALVALGYTMVYGVMKLINFAHGDLVAFSAYVGLTIFSQFFGANANSIFTVITIFLFTALIVAFVGVVLERLAYKPLRTAPRLSAVVSALGASLVIQNSIMLIWGPNMKIFPSNLIPNTTWQIGGVILTFTQVIILALSAVLMVALYFFINKTKIGTAIRATAIDQDAAKLMGINVNRIIMIIFIVGSALGAVGGLFIGIYYRGLTFDMGWLYGLNAFIAAIIGGIGSIPGAMLGGLLLGLFNAMISGYISTEWADTFTFILLIIILIVRPTGILGEKIAEKV; this is translated from the coding sequence ATGGATATTTTTTTTCAACAGTTAATTAATGGTTTAACTATTGGAAGTCTTTATGCATTAGTAGCATTAGGTTATACTATGGTTTACGGTGTGATGAAGTTAATCAACTTCGCACACGGTGACTTAGTTGCTTTTTCTGCTTATGTGGGACTAACAATTTTTTCACAATTCTTTGGTGCAAATGCAAATTCAATATTTACAGTTATAACAATATTTTTATTTACTGCTTTAATTGTTGCTTTTGTTGGAGTAGTTTTAGAAAGACTAGCTTATAAACCTTTGAGAACTGCGCCAAGATTAAGTGCAGTTGTATCTGCTTTAGGAGCTTCTTTAGTTATTCAGAATTCAATTATGTTAATTTGGGGACCAAATATGAAGATATTCCCTTCAAATTTAATACCAAATACAACATGGCAAATAGGTGGAGTTATTCTTACATTTACTCAAGTTATTATATTAGCATTATCGGCAGTTTTAATGGTTGCTCTTTATTTTTTTATTAATAAAACTAAAATTGGAACAGCAATTAGAGCTACTGCAATAGATCAAGATGCAGCAAAATTAATGGGAATTAATGTTAATAGAATTATTATGATTATATTTATTGTTGGTTCAGCACTAGGTGCAGTTGGTGGACTTTTTATAGGTATTTATTATAGAGGTTTAACATTTGATATGGGATGGCTTTATGGTTTAAATGCATTTATTGCAGCAATTATTGGTGGTATTGGTAGTATTCCTGGTGCTATGCTTGGTGGATTATTATTAGGGTTATTTAATGCAATGATTTCTGGTTATATTTCAACTGAATGGGCAGATACTTTTACTTTTATATTATTGATCATAATATTAATAGTTAGACCAACTGGTATTCTTGGTGAAAAAATAGCGGAGAAAGTGTAA
- a CDS encoding DMT family transporter has product MIEKIKIYKVYFFLVLCVLFWSGNFILGRFIKDEISPIELAFFRWIFALIFIFPFSLKYMNLKKCIKITKDHFFILSILAILGITLFNTIVYIALQTTQATNALLINSTTPLIVLFLSFLILGNKIKKIQILGFLLSTFGVVFIILEADFTQLSNYTFKHGDIWIIVSATVWALYSIFLRFKPKELNHVELFTTIVILGIIYLIPIYLYQGYSIKEEFKVFYNNWQIIFYVSFFASVLSFYFWNYGVSQIGPEKCSQFAHLMPLFGAILAYFFLNETIELYHLIGACFIGVGIYLSLFLAKH; this is encoded by the coding sequence ATGATTGAAAAAATTAAAATATATAAAGTATATTTCTTTTTAGTTCTTTGTGTACTTTTTTGGTCAGGAAACTTTATTTTAGGTAGATTTATAAAAGATGAAATTAGTCCTATTGAATTAGCATTTTTTAGATGGATTTTTGCACTAATATTCATCTTTCCGTTTTCATTAAAGTATATGAATTTAAAAAAATGTATAAAAATCACAAAAGATCATTTTTTTATATTATCTATATTAGCAATATTAGGTATCACATTATTTAATACAATAGTTTATATTGCATTACAAACAACGCAAGCCACAAATGCTTTATTAATAAACTCAACAACTCCTCTAATTGTTCTATTTTTAAGTTTTCTAATATTAGGAAATAAAATAAAGAAAATACAAATATTAGGTTTTTTATTATCTACTTTTGGCGTTGTTTTTATAATTTTAGAAGCAGACTTTACACAACTTAGCAATTATACTTTTAAACATGGAGATATTTGGATAATAGTTAGTGCAACAGTTTGGGCTTTATACTCTATTTTTTTAAGGTTTAAACCAAAAGAATTAAATCATGTTGAACTTTTTACAACAATTGTAATTCTAGGTATTATTTATTTAATCCCTATTTATTTATACCAAGGATATTCTATAAAAGAAGAATTTAAAGTATTTTACAATAACTGGCAAATCATATTCTACGTATCATTTTTTGCTTCAGTTTTATCTTTTTATTTTTGGAATTATGGAGTTTCTCAAATAGGTCCAGAAAAATGTAGTCAATTTGCTCATCTAATGCCTCTTTTTGGTGCTATATTAGCTTATTTCTTTTTAAATGAGACAATAGAACTATATCATTTAATTGGAGCTTGTTTCATTGGTGTTGGTATATATTTATCTCTATTTTTGGCAAAGCACTAA
- a CDS encoding response regulator transcription factor, with the protein MNKYKQLQKESSALNILFIEDDEDLRVQTQKILKTLFKNVVTATNGKEGLEAYKEFYSTNSYYFDIVITDIKMPLKNGIELTKDILKINKEQDVIVISAYEDSKYLIELINIGVNNFVQKPLLIDQLVDPLLTICKKINSTKVESEKVFLIENFVWDKENKTLTKQGKVVKLSSSEVILLNLLINNPFITFSNEDIYNTIYSDKFDKELSIDSIKSLIKRIRKKIPTDFIKNIYGEGYRINKDVFVKF; encoded by the coding sequence ATGAATAAATATAAGCAATTACAAAAAGAATCTAGTGCTTTAAATATCTTATTTATTGAAGATGATGAAGATTTAAGGGTTCAAACACAAAAGATATTAAAAACACTATTTAAAAATGTTGTAACTGCAACAAATGGTAAAGAAGGTTTAGAGGCATACAAAGAGTTCTATAGTACGAATAGTTATTATTTTGATATAGTAATTACGGACATAAAAATGCCTTTAAAAAATGGTATTGAGTTAACAAAAGATATTCTAAAAATAAATAAAGAGCAAGACGTAATAGTAATATCTGCATATGAAGATTCAAAATATTTAATTGAATTAATAAATATAGGTGTAAATAATTTTGTTCAAAAACCACTACTTATAGATCAATTAGTTGATCCTTTATTAACTATCTGTAAAAAAATAAATAGTACAAAAGTCGAATCAGAAAAAGTATTTTTGATAGAAAACTTTGTTTGGGACAAAGAAAATAAAACATTAACTAAACAAGGTAAAGTTGTAAAATTATCTTCAAGTGAAGTTATATTATTAAACTTATTGATAAATAATCCATTCATTACTTTTTCAAATGAAGATATTTATAATACAATTTATAGTGATAAATTTGATAAAGAATTAAGTATAGATTCAATTAAATCTTTAATAAAAAGAATTAGAAAAAAGATTCCAACTGATTTTATAAAAAATATTTATGGTGAAGGTTATAGAATAAATAAAGATGTTTTTGTAAAATTTTAA
- a CDS encoding branched-chain amino acid ABC transporter permease yields MNKTTIIATIFILFMGFFPFLVDSAWLSIGITFLVFSVVAFSQDIILGRAGIFNMGHAIFFGIGAYTTAILNVHFGFEIVETIPFAIIFPVIIAVLLAGPIIHLRGDYLLVATIGFNIIFEQVLKNNIFDLTGGPNGIFGIDVARIFGYELSSDKAIYYIAFFLLITTLFIIRNLDNSRYGRALYYIHKDEIAAKSMGINVSYYKLFAFALGAAIAGAAGVVFTIQYSAVSPESFNFMQSVMFFAIVLVGGSASLPGVIIGTFVMFVLPELFTEFKESRYLIFGAAMVLTMILRPNGVWPATFGNIPNYLKKKAASLKGEK; encoded by the coding sequence ATGAATAAAACAACAATAATAGCAACAATATTTATATTATTTATGGGGTTTTTCCCATTTTTAGTTGATTCTGCATGGTTAAGTATTGGAATTACATTTTTAGTATTTTCAGTGGTAGCTTTTTCTCAAGATATTATTTTAGGACGAGCAGGTATATTTAATATGGGGCATGCAATATTTTTCGGTATTGGTGCTTATACAACTGCAATATTAAATGTTCATTTTGGATTTGAAATAGTTGAAACAATTCCTTTTGCAATAATTTTCCCTGTAATAATAGCAGTTTTGTTAGCAGGACCAATTATTCATTTAAGGGGTGATTATTTATTAGTTGCAACTATTGGTTTTAATATTATTTTTGAACAAGTATTAAAAAATAATATATTTGATTTAACTGGTGGTCCAAATGGAATTTTTGGAATTGATGTTGCAAGAATTTTTGGATATGAACTATCTTCAGATAAAGCAATATATTATATTGCATTCTTTTTATTAATTACTACTTTATTTATTATTAGAAACTTAGATAATTCAAGATATGGTAGAGCACTTTATTATATTCATAAAGATGAAATTGCTGCAAAATCTATGGGAATAAATGTATCTTATTATAAATTATTTGCATTTGCATTAGGTGCAGCTATTGCTGGAGCAGCAGGTGTTGTATTTACAATCCAATATTCAGCAGTTAGTCCAGAATCATTTAACTTTATGCAATCAGTTATGTTCTTTGCAATTGTTCTTGTAGGTGGTTCAGCTTCTCTTCCTGGAGTTATTATTGGAACATTTGTAATGTTCGTATTACCTGAATTATTTACTGAATTTAAAGAATCTAGATATTTGATTTTTGGTGCAGCTATGGTATTAACAATGATTTTAAGACCAAATGGTGTATGGCCAGCAACTTTTGGAAATATTCCTAATTACTTGAAGAAAAAAGCAGCTTCATTAAAAGGAGAGAAATAA
- a CDS encoding DMT family transporter: protein MKNSENLAYKFALSAIFLWSTVATAFKIALSYLSPVMLLLLASITSLFILLVVIVFQKKFYLIIKHFSKNSSLILILGILNPFLYYLILFEAYTLLPAQEAQSINYTWALMLSFLAVPFLKQKLRLVDIVAGIICYFGVLIISTRGEPFSMNFSDLRGVSLALLSTIIWALYWIFNTKQKQDPVVSLFSNFLIAVPIIIIYMYFNNEFFIPEYKGVFAAIYVGLFEMGITFLFWLFAMQYTNNTSKIANLIFISPFLSLIFIYFILGEKIYISTLFGLLMIIFGLYIQQKKVKK, encoded by the coding sequence ATAAAAAATTCAGAAAATCTAGCATATAAATTTGCATTAAGTGCAATTTTTCTTTGGTCAACTGTTGCAACTGCATTTAAAATTGCATTATCTTATTTATCTCCTGTGATGCTTTTACTTTTAGCATCAATCACTTCTTTATTTATTTTATTAGTTGTTATTGTTTTTCAGAAAAAGTTTTATTTAATTATAAAACATTTTTCAAAAAATAGTAGTTTAATTCTTATTTTAGGAATATTAAATCCTTTTTTATATTATTTGATTTTATTTGAAGCTTATACTTTATTACCGGCACAAGAAGCTCAATCTATAAATTATACCTGGGCTCTTATGTTATCATTTTTGGCTGTTCCTTTTTTAAAACAAAAATTAAGACTTGTAGATATAGTTGCAGGAATTATTTGTTACTTTGGTGTTTTAATAATTTCCACTAGAGGTGAACCTTTTTCTATGAATTTTTCTGATTTAAGAGGGGTGTCGTTAGCATTATTAAGTACAATTATATGGGCCTTATATTGGATATTTAATACAAAACAAAAACAAGACCCTGTAGTTTCTTTATTTAGTAACTTTTTAATTGCGGTTCCAATTATTATAATTTATATGTATTTTAATAATGAATTCTTTATTCCTGAGTATAAAGGTGTCTTTGCTGCAATTTATGTTGGACTTTTTGAAATGGGAATTACATTTTTATTTTGGCTTTTTGCAATGCAATATACAAATAATACTTCAAAAATTGCAAATTTAATATTTATTTCACCTTTTTTATCTTTGATATTTATATATTTTATATTAGGTGAAAAAATATATATATCAACTCTTTTTGGATTACTAATGATTATATTTGGATTATATATTCAACAAAAAAAAGTGAAAAAATAG
- a CDS encoding molybdopterin molybdotransferase MoeA translates to MRNFISYEKSLEILENIKTKTPTIKKMFLTDALGHVIAQDIIADHNSPEFPTSAMDGYAIKAEDLNSEKLITIIDKNPAGSVVESEVSQGVCIKTFTGSLMPKGSDTLIPIENVEVIEDKIKIIKKVPKGFSIREVGENYKKDDILIKKGTIISFAEVGVLASLNIAQIGVFVSPTVAIASTGSEILDLGEIKTNDSQIRSSNHLTIEALCKKAGADVIQMGIVKDDINSITQLLQTGLQKADIVITTGGVSVGDYDFVQDVIKDKLNAEILFHGVTVKPGMHLLAALKDDKLIIALPGFAYSSTVCAILYVLPFIYKLKQSKQKLPIVKAKINQDFPRRIPKTIFTACNVEYINGNYEINFDGKRKGTSAILTNMLETPALLIQKDDSEDIKAGEMVDILLLDQLK, encoded by the coding sequence ATGAGAAATTTTATTAGTTACGAAAAATCATTAGAAATATTAGAAAATATTAAAACTAAAACACCAACAATAAAAAAAATGTTTTTAACAGATGCTTTAGGACATGTAATTGCACAAGATATAATTGCAGATCATAATAGTCCTGAATTTCCAACTTCTGCTATGGATGGATATGCCATAAAAGCAGAAGATTTAAATAGTGAAAAGTTAATTACAATTATTGATAAAAATCCAGCAGGAAGTGTTGTTGAATCTGAAGTATCACAAGGTGTTTGTATTAAAACTTTTACAGGTTCATTAATGCCTAAAGGAAGTGATACTTTAATACCTATTGAAAATGTGGAAGTAATTGAAGATAAAATAAAAATTATTAAAAAAGTTCCAAAAGGTTTTTCAATTAGAGAAGTAGGAGAAAACTATAAAAAAGATGATATTCTTATAAAAAAAGGAACTATTATAAGCTTTGCAGAAGTTGGAGTTTTAGCTTCTTTAAATATTGCACAAATTGGAGTATTTGTTAGTCCTACAGTTGCTATTGCAAGTACAGGAAGTGAAATTTTAGATCTTGGTGAAATAAAAACAAATGATTCTCAAATAAGAAGTTCTAATCATCTTACAATTGAAGCTTTATGTAAAAAAGCTGGAGCTGATGTAATTCAAATGGGTATTGTAAAAGATGATATTAATTCAATTACACAACTTTTACAAACAGGTCTTCAAAAAGCAGATATAGTTATTACTACAGGTGGTGTAAGTGTTGGAGATTATGATTTTGTACAAGATGTTATTAAAGATAAACTAAATGCTGAAATTTTGTTTCATGGTGTAACTGTAAAACCAGGAATGCATCTTCTAGCGGCTTTAAAAGATGATAAATTAATAATAGCTTTACCAGGTTTTGCTTATTCTTCGACAGTTTGTGCAATTTTATATGTATTACCATTTATATATAAATTAAAACAATCAAAACAAAAACTTCCTATTGTAAAAGCTAAAATAAATCAAGATTTCCCAAGAAGAATACCAAAAACAATATTTACAGCATGTAATGTTGAATATATTAATGGAAATTATGAAATTAATTTTGATGGAAAAAGAAAAGGAACAAGTGCAATATTAACAAATATGCTTGAAACTCCAGCACTTCTTATTCAAAAAGATGATAGTGAAGATATAAAAGCTGGTGAGATGGTTGATATTTTGTTATTAGACCAGTTAAAATGA